ATTGCGACGGATCTCGACCCTAACAACGCTACCGCACAGTACCGAATGGGTTTGGTTTTAATGGAACTGAACGATCCTGGTGCAGCCAGCGAACGCTTTGAAATTGTAACGACTCTTGAACCAAATAACGCGAATGCCTACCAAAATTTGGGGAGTACGCTATTACAAGTTGGGAATAATCAAGAGGCAATCGTTGCACTAGAAACAGCGTTGCGCCTGGGAGTAAACGATCCACAAAATATTTATAACCTAGGGTTAGCCTATCAAAAAGAAGAGCGATTTGAGGACGCGATCGCGCAATTTCAACAAACCATTCAACGAAATCCTCGCATGGCAGAAGCCTTCTATAACCTGGGGATTTCCCTACACCGCTCAAATCAATCTCAACAAGCCATCCCCCCCCTCCAAGAAGCACAACGCCTCTTTACGCAACAAGGGGAAACGGAAGAAAGCGAACGGGTCAGACTCTATCTCGAACAAACCGTCATTCCCGCCACTCAAGCACCTTCGGAATAGGTCGTTCTACCCATTCAAATCGCGCTGAACTTATCCCCTAATCTGCACGCAAAAAGAGATATGGGGATTTTTCTCTAGCACTCTTAGTCACTAGTGACCTCGATCTTGTGCGTTGAGGCTGACACGGGGACGCGGATTTGCCAGAACATGAAATCAATGACTTTTGGATAATATTAATCTGCTGGAATTTGAAGGATTTTTGGGAAACCCGAATTAGGCGATTGCAACTGTTCGAGAAACTTATCGATCTCAGAGGGTTCGATTTGTTGCAGCGCTTCGAGTAAATTCAAACTGTCATTAAACAGTTGCGTGACGTTAACGCCTTCGTAGTCGGGTTGATAGTCGCGGATGCGCCGCGTTCCTTCCCCCAATAAAATTACCGCACCGCGCCAGTTAAGATTGGTGAGGTGATAGCATCCTACGGCAATTTGCAGAATCCCTTGATAAAACTGTTTGTGTGGTTCAACCGAGTCCATCCACAAGGCTTCTAGGGTATCGTGACAGGCGTAAAACTCTTCGCGATTAAACTCCTCAATCCCTTGTAGAAATTCAGTTAAGGGCATAATAAATAGAGTTCGGGGTTCAGGATTACGCCTAATGTGAATTGAAATTTCGTCGGTTGGGTTGAAGAACAAAACCTAACAAAAATTAGGATTGGGTTTTCTTCCCGCTCAACACCAACCCATGAAAAAGCGTTGTTTCAAGCCCTAACGCACATTAAGAAAGACTTTCACGAACTTTGAGAATTTCTTCGAGTTCAATATCCTGCTGTTCCCCTGAAAATTCGTTTTCAGGCGTGATGAATAACATACAGTGGCAATCTTTGCGTTCGCGCATTGGTACGCAAGGACAATTCCAATAGGTATTTTTAACTTCTGCTTCTTTGTCTTCGTAATGGCGACAGGGACATAAGGGAGAACCGAGTTCGTCTTTATGTTTTGCCAAGCCTTCGATGACCACTGCGGTGACAGAGGAATCGACGCAAAAATAAGTATCGGTGCGTTTTGCGTACTGTTCGGCAAAGTTTTTCATTGCCGCTAGGGTTTTATTGCTTTTTGTAGTATTGGTTTGCTCGGCAGTCATAATTGATATGTCAATAAGAAACAAATATTTCAGTTATTGTAACGCACGGTGTTTCGTCTCTTCTTGAAAGTTATGTTGAAAGGGTTGCTGTCGCTATTTCTCAAGTCCAATTGTCCCTTGTGCGATCGCGCGAGTTCGGAGATTCTTTGTTCGTCTTGTACCCAGCAGTTGCAACGGGAACGGTTGAAAAATCCCCAACACGGGTGGAAGGGTGACATTCCCCTTTTTGCTTGGGCGAAGTATGGGGAAAGGATTAAGCGCGCGATCGCGGCGGCAAAATACGATAATAGTCCTCAACTTGCCGAATGCCTCGGATTGTACTTGGGCAAAGCTTGGGTTGATTCTCCCCTTTCTACGCAATTCAAAAA
Above is a window of Lusitaniella coriacea LEGE 07157 DNA encoding:
- a CDS encoding DUF309 domain-containing protein gives rise to the protein MPLTEFLQGIEEFNREEFYACHDTLEALWMDSVEPHKQFYQGILQIAVGCYHLTNLNWRGAVILLGEGTRRIRDYQPDYEGVNVTQLFNDSLNLLEALQQIEPSEIDKFLEQLQSPNSGFPKILQIPAD
- a CDS encoding ferredoxin-thioredoxin reductase catalytic domain-containing protein, translating into MTAEQTNTTKSNKTLAAMKNFAEQYAKRTDTYFCVDSSVTAVVIEGLAKHKDELGSPLCPCRHYEDKEAEVKNTYWNCPCVPMRERKDCHCMLFITPENEFSGEQQDIELEEILKVRESLS